The DNA sequence CAACCGGAGTTCCTGCTGCCGGACCGGGGGCAAGTGACCATGACGGTGCCATTCATGGATGCCTATTCCAAACTTGTCATTCAGGTCTGTCACAAGCGTGGTGCGCATGCAATGGGAGGAATGGCCGCTCAGATCCCCATCAAAGGAGACGACGCAGCCAACCAAGCTGCCCTCGAAAAAGTGAGAGCGGACAAGGAACGCGAGGCTCGTGCTGGACATGACGGGACATGGGTGGCACATCCGGGACTGGTGTCCATCGCCAAGGAGGAGTTTGACAAGGTCATGCCCGGTCCTCACCAGATTCACAGGAAGCTGGATTCTTTGCGGGTGACTCCAGAAGATCTCATCGAGATCCCTCAGGGAACGATCACCGAGCAAGGACTGAAAACCAACATCGATGTAGGAATCCAATATATCGCCGCTTGGCTGGATGGAAATGGCTGTGTACCGATCTATCATTTGATGGAAGACGCCGCGACCGCTGAGATTTCTCGATCCCAAGTCTGGCAATGGATCCATCATGAGGAGGCCAAATTAGAAGATGGCAGACCGATCACTCAGGATCTTTTCCGTGAGTTGCTGCCCGGACAATTGGATCATATACGATCTGTGGTAGGAGCTGAACGGTTCGATCAGGGCAAGTTCGCTGAGGCCGCCGAATTGTTCGATGATTTGGTGAGTTCTCCCACATTGGAAGAATTCTTGACTTTGAAAGCTTACGGACAGCTCTAGATAGGGCCACTACTTCCCTGGCTGTCCGCTTACGATACTCAATCAAACTGCTTCGTTGCTTCATGCAACCAAACTCAAACGTTATTTTTCCATGGCTACCAAACTCCAATTAGTCGATGAACTGGTTTCAGAGTGGCTCTCCAATCCCCGCTGGGAAGGGATCAAGCGTCCCTACACCGCGGAGGAGGTCATCAACCTAAGAGGCTCCTTGCAAGTGGAACACACCCTTGCGCGCATGGGTGCTGAAAAACTCTGGAAACAGTTGAACACTGCCGATCCGGTATGCGCACTGGGTGCACTCACAGGCAACCAAGCCATTCAGGAAGTACAGGCGGGACTCAAGGCCATCTATTGTTCAGGCTGGCAAGTGGCTGGCGATGCCAACACTGCAGAAACCATGTATCCGGATCAATCGCTGTATCCAGTGGATTCTGTGCCGAGCCTAGTTCGTCGAATCAACAATGCGCTGATGCGTACCGACCAGATCCATTGGTTGGAAGACAAGACGGACATCGATTGGATGGTACCATTGGTAGCAGATGCCGAGGCTGGTTTTGGGGGGAACCTCAATGCCTTCGAATTGACCAAGCACCTGATCATGGCAGGAGCCGCAGGTGTTCACTTCGAAGATCAGCTTTCTTCTGCCAAAAAATGTGGACACTTGGGCGGCAAGGTCCTCGTGACCACTCAAGAGGCGGTCAATAAACTCGTGGCAGCACGTCTCGCGGCGGATGTCATGGGAGTTCCGACCTTGGTGATTGCGCGTACAGATGCTGATGCGGCCACCCTGTTGACTTCGGATGTGGACGATCGCGACAAGCCTTTCCTGACAGGAGGTCGTTCTTCTGAAGGATTCTTTGAAGTGAAGAATGGGATCGAAGCGTGTATCGCTCGTGGATTGGCCTACGCTCCTTATGCGGATCTACTTTGGATGGAAACCTCCAAACCCAATCTGGAGCAAGCAAAGAGATTTGCAGATGCCATCCATGCGCAATTCCCCGGAAAAATGCTTGCGTATAATTGTTCGCCTTCTTTTAACTGGAAAGCGAATCTCAGTGACGAGGAAATGCGTACGTTCCGCGAGGAGTTGAACAAATTGGGCTTCAAGTTCCAGTTCATCACTTTGGCAGGATGGCACGCACTGAATAACTCGATGTTTGAATTGGCCCGCGCCTACGCAACGGATGGCATGTATGCCTACTCCCAATTGCAGCAACGCGAATTTGCCAACGAGGGAGACGGATATCGTGCAGTCAAGCATCAAGGATTTGTCGGTACCGGATATTTCGATGCCGTACAGAATACCATCACAAGTGGTAAGGCCAGTACAACGGCCATGAAGGACTCGACCGAATCGAGTCAGTTCTTTGGGTGATCCCCAACAAAAAACGGGCAGCGCCAGCCGTGCTTTTCTTTAGCTCCAGCCATTTGGTCATCAAGACAAAGGTTGTGCGCTGTCCGTTTGATTCAGCATCCCGCGCTAGTTCATGGCAATGAACCGTGAGATGCTGCTGATTTAGGCAAAATTCACCATCACTTAGTTCTTTAAGTGGGTGATGTGCATAGGCGTATGTTATTAAACTCAGTGACCCCGGCTCAAGGCCGGGGTTTTGTTTTTTGGGGAAGGAGCAACTGACTGATTAACCTTCCTGATACTGCCACATATTCCTTCAGTTGGAGGAGCCCATTCCGGAGGTGGGAGCGGGATGATCCAAAATTGCCTGAATGAACATTTCCACCATTCGGCTCGGAAATTCAGGATAGTTCTTTTTTCGAACATTCCCCGAATGGCATGGTTTGGAGTACTTTCTATTACCAACCATCGACACACTGTCATGCTTTTCAACTCGATTGAGTTCGGGATATTCCTGCCGATCGTCTTTGCCCTGTATTGGGGAATCGGCAAACAGCGTATCCGGGCTCAGAATCTCTTACTGCTGGGAGCCAGCTATCTGTTCTACGGATGGTGGGATGCCCGCTTCCTATTGCTGATCGCCTTGAGTTCTGTTGTGGATTTTGGGGTTGCTCGGGCCATTTATTCCACAAAACGACCTGCTCGTAGAAAGTGGCTAGTAGGACTTAGTCTCGCAGTCAATCTCGGCTTGTTGGGCTTTTTCAAATACTACAATTTCTTCCTGACAAGTTTTGTGGAGGCATTCACCTTCTTTGGGAATGCGCCAAATATTCAGACGCTCAGCCTGATTCTGCCAGTCGGAATCAGCTTCTATACCTTTCAGACGCTCAGTTACACCATCGATGTGTATCGCGGCAAATTGAAGCCCAGTCGTAACCTGATCACCTTTTTGGCCTACGTCAGCTTCTTTCCGCAGCTTGTGGCAGGGCCCATCGAACGAGCCACCAATCTGCTTCCACAATTTGCCAAGCAAAGATCCATGTCCTTCGAAAGCGGGCGAGATGGTTTGCGATTGATTCTATGGGGGCTATTCAAGAAGGTGGTAATCGCCGATACCTGTGCGATCTACGCCAATGAAATCTTCCAGCACTACGGCAACTATTCCTCCCCGATCTTGGTGTTGGGAGCCGTGTATTTCGCCTTTCAAATCTATGGAGACTTCTCTGGATACTCGGATATCGCCATTGGTACCGCCAAGCTGTTTGGGTTTGACCTGATGACCAATTTCCGCTACCCGTATTTCTCCCGCGATATCGCCGAATTCTGGCGGAGGTGGCATATCTCGCTCTCCACTTGGTTTCGGGATTACCTGTACATTCCGCTAGGAGGAAGCCGTGGAGGATTATTTCTGACCATTGTCAATGTCATGATCATCTTCGTGGTCTCAGGGTTTTGGCACGGTGCCAATTGGACGTTTATTGTCTGGGGGGCCTTGAATGGGCTGTACTTCATTCCAGTTCTGATCATGGGCCGAAATCGCCAGAATCTAGATACCGTTGATGCCGGAAGGCGTTTTCCCAGATTGAGCTCTCTGGTACAAATAGGGCTGACATTTGGATTGACGATGATTGCCTGGGTGTTTTTTCGGGCAGAAAGTCTGACACATGCCTGGGGGTATTTGT is a window from the Pontibacter sp. G13 genome containing:
- the aceA gene encoding isocitrate lyase, translating into MATKLQLVDELVSEWLSNPRWEGIKRPYTAEEVINLRGSLQVEHTLARMGAEKLWKQLNTADPVCALGALTGNQAIQEVQAGLKAIYCSGWQVAGDANTAETMYPDQSLYPVDSVPSLVRRINNALMRTDQIHWLEDKTDIDWMVPLVADAEAGFGGNLNAFELTKHLIMAGAAGVHFEDQLSSAKKCGHLGGKVLVTTQEAVNKLVAARLAADVMGVPTLVIARTDADAATLLTSDVDDRDKPFLTGGRSSEGFFEVKNGIEACIARGLAYAPYADLLWMETSKPNLEQAKRFADAIHAQFPGKMLAYNCSPSFNWKANLSDEEMRTFREELNKLGFKFQFITLAGWHALNNSMFELARAYATDGMYAYSQLQQREFANEGDGYRAVKHQGFVGTGYFDAVQNTITSGKASTTAMKDSTESSQFFG
- a CDS encoding MBOAT family protein is translated as MAWFGVLSITNHRHTVMLFNSIEFGIFLPIVFALYWGIGKQRIRAQNLLLLGASYLFYGWWDARFLLLIALSSVVDFGVARAIYSTKRPARRKWLVGLSLAVNLGLLGFFKYYNFFLTSFVEAFTFFGNAPNIQTLSLILPVGISFYTFQTLSYTIDVYRGKLKPSRNLITFLAYVSFFPQLVAGPIERATNLLPQFAKQRSMSFESGRDGLRLILWGLFKKVVIADTCAIYANEIFQHYGNYSSPILVLGAVYFAFQIYGDFSGYSDIAIGTAKLFGFDLMTNFRYPYFSRDIAEFWRRWHISLSTWFRDYLYIPLGGSRGGLFLTIVNVMIIFVVSGFWHGANWTFIVWGALNGLYFIPVLIMGRNRQNLDTVDAGRRFPRLSSLVQIGLTFGLTMIAWVFFRAESLTHAWGYLSQMAAMQLGPIPWKMFEYMPLVALLVVWEWIMRERRHGLDFPDTQWMPAKWGFYVGMVFLTLYHAGGNETFIYFQF